One genomic window of Diospyros lotus cultivar Yz01 chromosome 8, ASM1463336v1, whole genome shotgun sequence includes the following:
- the LOC127807691 gene encoding uncharacterized protein LOC127807691, giving the protein MDLFYDPSWKCADDSQKYSKMLEKERIFDFLQGLNLDLDEVRGRLLGTKPLPSLREVFAEVRREESRKRVMLPTTEPNSGSALTAARKEDIPKDKQWCEHCNRPYHTKSTCWKLHGKPPNWKPKPKKDRSAYAATSVPTSEKGTGMGLTTDQIDFLQKLLQSSYIAKESDEATPNYSASMAQKDRR; this is encoded by the exons ATGGATCTATTTTATGATCCTAGCTGGAAGTGTGCAGATGATAGCCAAAAGTATAGCAAAATGCTGGAAAAAGAGAGAATCTTTGATTTTCTCCAAGGGCTCAATCTAGATTTAGATGAGGTAAGAGGAAGATTATTGGGTACAAAGCCTTTACCATCTCTTCGGGAGGTGTTTGCCGAGGTTAGACGGGAGGAAAGCAGAAAAAGGGTTATGCTACCAACAACCGAACCTAATTCAGGATCGGCCCTTACTGCTGCAAGAAAGGAAGACATTCCAAAGGATAAGCAATGGTGTGAACATTGCAATCGGCCTTATCACACCAAGAGTACATGCTGGAAGCTGCATGGGAAACCCCCAAACTGGAAACCGAAACCGAAGAAGGACAGATCGGCTTATGCTGCAACAAGTGTACCCACTAGTGAAAAAGGAACAGGTATGGGATTAACTACTGATCAAATTGACTTCTTACAGAAACTGTTACAAAGCTCATATATTGCAAAGGAATCAGATGAGGCAACACCAAATTATTCAGCATCTATGGCACAAAAAG ATAGGAGATAA